In Candidatus Desulforudis audaxviator MP104C, a genomic segment contains:
- a CDS encoding tRNA (cytidine(34)-2'-O)-methyltransferase, whose protein sequence is MVHVVLVEPEIPQNTGNIARTCAATGSVLHLVHPLGFSVSNRYLKRAGLDYWHLVEVHHHPSFDEVCRRYPDRPFFFATARRGRRYTDARYPDGSFLVFGKETTGLPAELLEANAEQCVRLPQREPARSLNLSNAVAVLVYEALRQQGFPGLR, encoded by the coding sequence ATGGTGCACGTTGTCCTGGTGGAACCGGAGATCCCCCAGAATACCGGAAACATCGCCCGTACCTGCGCGGCCACCGGCTCGGTCCTGCACCTGGTTCACCCGCTGGGATTCTCGGTTTCCAACCGGTATCTGAAGCGGGCCGGACTGGACTACTGGCATCTGGTTGAAGTGCACCACCACCCCAGTTTTGACGAGGTTTGCCGGCGCTACCCCGATCGGCCCTTTTTCTTTGCCACTGCGCGTCGGGGTCGTCGCTACACCGATGCCCGATACCCGGACGGGTCCTTTTTGGTGTTCGGCAAGGAAACCACCGGGCTACCGGCGGAACTCCTCGAAGCGAACGCCGAGCAGTGCGTGCGGCTGCCCCAGCGGGAACCAGCCCGGTCCTTGAATCTGTCCAACGCTGTGGCCGTGCTGGTGTACGAGGCGCTGCGCCAGCAGGGCTTTCCGGGACTCCGCTGA
- a CDS encoding DNA polymerase III subunit alpha, which translates to MTDFVHLHTHTEYSLLDGAARIKDLVRRAAEFGMPALAITDHGTMFGVVEFYKACRNAGVKPVIGCEVYVAPRTRHDRQSGIDDKLAHLVLLAENERGYRNLLRLVSLSFTEGFYYKPRIDREILATHREGLIALSACLAGEIPELILAGKPDRALETAAEYRDLFGKNFYLELQDHGLPGQSVVNRGLVDIGKRLGIELVATNDVHYVEREQAENQDILLCIQTGKTVHDAGRLRFEGDQFYFKSGGEMARLFAELPAALANTRLIAERCNLTLDFETLHLPEYRVPPNYDADTYLAELCHQGLARRYSPVSDDIRRRLDYELRVIAEMKYSSYFLIVWDFIRFAREKGILVGPGRGSAAGSLVAYSLGITNIDPLAYGLLFERFLNPERISLPDIDSDFCFERRGEVIDYVFEKYGRDCVAQIITFGTMAARAAVRDVGRALGLPYAEVDRIAKLIPGEPGMSIEKALERSPELAELYERDENVRKVLEAARALEGMPRHASIHAAGVVIAKEKLTNYVPLYRTSDGVVATQFSMEAIEELGLLKMDLLGLRTLTVIGDTVELIRRHRGQKLEMETIPLDDPATYDLLGRGDTAGVFQLESSGMRSILRELRPEVFEDVIALVALYRPGPLGSRMVEDFIKRKHGKTEVQYLHPKLRPILKDTYGVILYQEQVMRIASDLAGFSLGEADLLRRAMGKKKPEIIAGLRDQFLEGATAHGVDPAVAGQIFDLMAYFAGYGFNKSHSAAYALIAYQTAYLKANYPIEYMAALLTSVRDSPEKVSSYVEECRRLGIEVLPPDVNESRKDFTVVGDKIRFGLAGVRNVGEAAVNAVIETRERNGPFRSLPDFCSRLDGKVVNKRMVESLIRAGAFSSLGFRRTQLLAVMDEALSFSQRLQKEKESGQLSLFGDWGDFGGEGTAAAAPEIVVPHLAEFERHEILAMEKEMLGLYLSGHPLQEFKDTLRRLTTVNAVEIPELNPGQQVILGGLVVGLKTITTRKGEPMCFLNLEDLTSRAEIVIFPRVYARFRHLLRPDAVILVNGTVNNNGEGNKIVGDYITDLEPGGPDLLENHPFGG; encoded by the coding sequence GTGACTGACTTTGTCCATCTGCACACCCACACCGAATACAGCTTGCTGGACGGGGCGGCCCGCATCAAAGACCTAGTCCGGCGGGCGGCTGAATTTGGTATGCCCGCCCTGGCGATTACGGACCACGGGACCATGTTCGGGGTGGTCGAGTTTTACAAGGCCTGCCGGAACGCGGGTGTCAAGCCGGTCATCGGCTGCGAGGTCTACGTGGCACCGCGCACCCGGCACGACCGCCAGTCCGGCATTGACGACAAGCTGGCGCACCTGGTGCTCCTGGCCGAGAACGAGCGGGGTTACAGGAACCTGCTCCGACTGGTCTCGCTTTCGTTTACAGAAGGTTTTTATTACAAACCCCGGATCGACCGGGAGATTCTGGCGACACACCGGGAGGGCCTGATCGCCCTGAGCGCGTGCTTGGCGGGAGAGATCCCGGAACTGATACTGGCCGGGAAGCCGGACCGAGCCCTGGAAACAGCCGCTGAATACCGTGACCTCTTCGGGAAAAACTTCTACCTGGAACTCCAGGATCACGGCCTGCCGGGACAGTCAGTCGTGAACCGTGGCCTGGTCGATATTGGCAAACGGCTGGGGATTGAGCTGGTAGCCACCAACGACGTCCACTACGTGGAGCGGGAACAGGCGGAAAACCAGGACATCCTCCTGTGTATCCAGACGGGGAAGACGGTGCACGATGCCGGGCGGCTGCGGTTTGAGGGCGACCAATTCTATTTCAAGAGCGGGGGCGAAATGGCCCGCCTGTTTGCGGAGTTGCCCGCAGCCTTGGCGAACACCCGGCTGATCGCCGAACGCTGCAACCTCACCCTCGACTTTGAAACGCTCCACCTACCCGAATACCGGGTACCGCCCAACTACGATGCGGACACCTACCTGGCCGAGTTGTGCCACCAGGGTCTCGCGCGGCGTTATTCCCCGGTCAGCGATGACATCCGCCGCCGGCTCGACTACGAGCTGAGGGTCATCGCGGAGATGAAGTACAGTTCCTACTTTCTAATCGTTTGGGATTTCATCCGGTTTGCCCGTGAAAAGGGCATTCTAGTGGGGCCGGGCCGGGGTTCGGCGGCCGGCAGCCTAGTGGCCTATTCCCTCGGGATCACGAACATCGACCCCCTGGCTTACGGCCTGCTGTTCGAACGGTTCCTGAATCCCGAGCGGATCTCCCTGCCGGACATCGACAGCGACTTCTGTTTTGAACGCCGGGGGGAAGTCATCGACTACGTGTTCGAAAAATACGGCCGCGACTGCGTGGCCCAGATCATCACCTTCGGGACCATGGCCGCCCGCGCCGCCGTGCGCGACGTGGGGCGGGCGCTGGGGCTGCCCTATGCCGAGGTGGACCGGATCGCGAAGCTCATCCCCGGCGAACCGGGGATGAGCATTGAAAAAGCGCTTGAGCGATCACCCGAACTTGCCGAACTGTACGAGCGGGATGAAAACGTGCGCAAGGTGCTTGAGGCGGCCCGTGCCCTGGAAGGGATGCCCCGGCACGCGTCCATACACGCCGCGGGGGTGGTGATCGCCAAAGAGAAGCTCACCAACTACGTCCCGCTGTACCGCACTTCGGACGGGGTAGTGGCCACCCAGTTCTCCATGGAAGCCATCGAGGAGCTTGGTCTTCTGAAAATGGACCTTTTGGGCTTGCGCACACTGACGGTGATCGGGGACACGGTGGAATTGATCCGGCGTCACCGGGGGCAGAAGCTCGAGATGGAGACCATCCCGCTGGACGACCCGGCGACTTACGATCTCCTGGGACGCGGGGATACCGCTGGCGTTTTTCAGCTGGAGTCCAGCGGGATGCGCAGCATTCTACGCGAACTCCGCCCGGAGGTTTTTGAAGACGTGATCGCCCTGGTGGCCCTGTACCGACCCGGACCCCTGGGCAGCAGGATGGTTGAGGATTTCATCAAACGCAAGCACGGCAAGACCGAGGTGCAGTACCTCCACCCGAAGTTAAGGCCGATTTTGAAGGACACCTACGGGGTAATCCTGTACCAGGAACAGGTAATGCGCATTGCCAGCGACCTGGCCGGTTTCAGTCTCGGGGAGGCGGACCTCTTGCGCCGGGCTATGGGCAAGAAGAAGCCCGAAATCATCGCCGGGTTGCGCGATCAATTCCTGGAGGGCGCCACGGCGCACGGGGTGGACCCGGCGGTGGCCGGGCAGATTTTCGACCTGATGGCCTATTTCGCCGGCTACGGCTTCAACAAGTCCCACAGCGCCGCCTACGCGCTGATTGCGTACCAGACCGCCTACCTGAAGGCGAATTACCCGATCGAGTATATGGCGGCACTGTTGACCTCTGTCAGGGATAGTCCGGAGAAGGTCTCCAGCTACGTGGAGGAGTGCCGGCGCCTGGGGATCGAGGTGCTCCCGCCGGACGTGAATGAAAGCCGCAAGGACTTCACGGTGGTGGGTGACAAGATCAGGTTTGGTTTGGCCGGGGTAAGGAACGTGGGAGAGGCGGCGGTGAACGCGGTCATCGAGACCCGCGAACGGAACGGTCCGTTCAGGAGCCTGCCGGATTTCTGCTCCCGGTTGGATGGAAAGGTGGTCAACAAACGAATGGTGGAGAGCCTGATCCGGGCCGGCGCTTTTTCCAGCCTCGGTTTCCGGAGGACGCAGCTTCTGGCCGTGATGGACGAGGCTTTGAGCTTCTCCCAACGATTGCAGAAGGAAAAGGAATCAGGCCAGTTGAGCCTCTTCGGGGACTGGGGGGATTTCGGGGGGGAGGGAACGGCGGCGGCCGCTCCGGAAATAGTGGTGCCGCACCTGGCGGAGTTCGAGCGCCACGAGATTCTGGCCATGGAAAAGGAAATGCTCGGGCTATACTTAAGCGGTCACCCCCTGCAGGAGTTCAAGGACACCTTGCGCCGCCTGACGACGGTTAATGCCGTGGAGATTCCGGAGCTGAACCCCGGGCAGCAGGTCATCCTCGGTGGGCTGGTGGTTGGGTTGAAGACGATCACCACCCGCAAAGGGGAGCCGATGTGTTTCTTGAACCTGGAGGACCTGACGTCACGCGCCGAGATCGTAATTTTCCCCAGGGTCTATGCCCGTTTCCGGCACCTGTTGCGGCCGGACGCGGTGATACTGGTCAACGGCACCGTGAATAATAACGGGGAAGGGAACAAGATCGTGGGAGACTATATCACGGACCTCGAACCGGGCGGTCCTGACCTGCTCGAGAACCACCCGTTCGGGGGCTGA